The proteins below are encoded in one region of Pontibacter deserti:
- a CDS encoding ABC transporter ATP-binding protein, which yields MTLLTVSGISVAEEGVPILYDISFTQQQGQKLVIAGETGSGKSTLLQTIAGLVQPSTGEVLYDNIKVEGPHDKLVPGHPEIAYLSQQFELPQFLRVEQVLKYSNTLSEEEAQTLYEVCRISHLTKRKTNQLSGGERQRIALARLLSSWPSLLLLDEPFSNLDMGHKSVLKSVIHDLSEELGISLILISHDPHDTLSWADEILVMQQGQLIQQGTPQHIYTQPVNEYTAALFGKYNLVPATIAKSLFGLYNKAKGHLLLRPESIKLTTGRGVVGKITSIKYFGSHYEIEVQLSGVSIKVTSAVCDAVVGDEVGVVIDAERIWWV from the coding sequence ATGACTTTATTAACTGTATCCGGAATTAGCGTAGCGGAAGAAGGAGTACCTATTTTATACGACATCAGCTTTACCCAGCAGCAAGGACAGAAACTGGTAATTGCCGGCGAAACCGGTTCCGGTAAAAGTACGCTGCTGCAAACTATAGCCGGCCTGGTGCAGCCAAGTACCGGGGAAGTATTGTACGACAACATAAAAGTAGAAGGACCACATGATAAACTGGTACCCGGCCACCCGGAGATTGCTTACCTGTCGCAGCAGTTTGAGTTGCCGCAGTTTTTAAGGGTAGAACAAGTCCTGAAGTATAGCAACACATTATCTGAAGAAGAAGCCCAAACACTATACGAAGTATGCCGGATAAGCCACTTAACGAAGCGGAAAACCAACCAGCTTTCGGGTGGCGAAAGACAGCGTATTGCTCTTGCCCGCTTATTAAGCTCATGGCCCAGCCTTCTGCTCCTCGACGAGCCTTTCTCGAACCTGGACATGGGCCATAAAAGTGTGCTGAAGTCGGTGATTCACGACCTCAGCGAAGAACTGGGCATTTCCCTCATCCTCATCTCCCACGACCCGCACGACACCCTCTCCTGGGCCGATGAAATACTGGTAATGCAACAGGGCCAGCTAATACAGCAAGGCACGCCACAGCACATTTATACCCAGCCTGTAAACGAATACACTGCCGCTCTTTTCGGCAAATATAACCTTGTACCTGCAACTATAGCCAAAAGTCTTTTTGGTTTATATAATAAGGCAAAAGGTCACCTGCTCCTCCGCCCGGAAAGTATAAAACTAACTACAGGCAGAGGTGTGGTTGGCAAGATTACAAGTATAAAATACTTCGGCAGCCATTATGAGATTGAAGTACAACTTAGCGGGGTAAGTATAAAAGTAACCTCAGCGGTTTGTGATGCTGTTGTTGGTGATGAAGTGGGTGTGGTGATTGATGCTGAGAGGATTTGGTGGGTGTAG